Proteins encoded within one genomic window of Sphingomonas cannabina:
- a CDS encoding DUF2171 domain-containing protein: protein MTDRFRNDDFTRDYDREEQDYGRDYGSGRDYSYSSARNYEAAGVIGPRYDRNFRGGGTGYGGGYGASYERPGDYGRRGYGERDYYGYRGQGYGQQNFGGDYRGAYAHDGHRFTETGRGGYERDYRGGRDDWRERGYRGRRDFGRVPEGYDYEDRGFMARAGDEVRSWFGDEDAERRRELDQRYDERMGYGERGQNWAGYGHHDRDYHNWRRSQIDALDRDYDEYRRENARRFESEFGTWRSNRQTQRSALQQVEEHMEVVGSDGEHVGTVDCVRGDRIVLTKSDADAGGRHHSIPSSWIQSVDGKVTIIKSAEEAKTHWRDEERSSAFFGSDRDRDRDTGEGTTNLNRSFSGTY, encoded by the coding sequence ATGACCGACCGTTTCCGCAACGACGATTTCACGCGCGACTATGACCGCGAGGAACAGGACTATGGCCGCGACTACGGATCCGGCCGCGACTACAGCTATTCGAGCGCCCGCAACTACGAGGCCGCCGGAGTGATCGGCCCGCGCTACGACCGCAATTTCCGCGGCGGCGGCACCGGCTATGGCGGCGGCTATGGTGCGTCGTACGAGCGGCCCGGCGACTATGGCCGGCGCGGCTATGGCGAGCGCGATTATTACGGCTACCGCGGCCAGGGCTACGGCCAGCAGAATTTCGGCGGCGACTATCGCGGCGCCTATGCCCATGACGGACATCGCTTCACCGAAACCGGGCGCGGCGGATATGAGCGCGATTATCGCGGCGGCCGCGACGACTGGCGCGAGCGCGGCTATCGCGGGCGCCGCGACTTTGGCCGCGTGCCCGAGGGCTACGACTATGAGGACCGCGGCTTCATGGCGCGGGCAGGCGACGAGGTCCGCTCGTGGTTCGGCGACGAGGATGCCGAGCGCCGCCGCGAACTCGACCAGCGCTATGACGAGCGCATGGGCTATGGCGAGCGTGGTCAGAATTGGGCGGGCTACGGCCACCACGACCGCGACTATCACAACTGGCGCCGCTCGCAGATCGACGCGCTCGACCGCGACTATGACGAATATCGCCGGGAGAATGCGCGCCGGTTCGAGAGCGAGTTCGGCACCTGGCGCTCGAACCGCCAGACCCAGCGCAGCGCGCTGCAGCAGGTCGAGGAGCATATGGAGGTGGTCGGCTCCGACGGCGAGCATGTCGGCACCGTCGACTGCGTCCGCGGCGACCGTATCGTCCTGACCAAGAGCGATGCCGACGCGGGCGGCCGCCATCACTCGATCCCGTCGAGCTGGATCCAGTCGGTCGACGGTAAGGTGACGATCATCAAGTCGGCCGAGGAAGCGAAGACGCACTGGCGCGACGAGGAGCGCTCGAGCGCCTTCTTCGGATCGGATCGCGACCGCGATCGCGACACCGGCGAGGGCACGACCAACCTCAACCGGAGCTTCTCCGGCACCTATTGA
- a CDS encoding NUDIX hydrolase, with amino-acid sequence MADQPAAIIPAATVVVMRDRPSGAPELLMLERSAAMSFAGGALVFPGGRVDPGDRALAEVGGADDPEDAAARIAAVREAIEEAGIALALDPMPDAAVLGEMRAALHGGMPLGEALERVGAGLALDRLVPFARWLPLGVPHRIFDTRFYLARAPEGAAPSVDATENSRLFWATASDVLEEADAGRATIIFPTRRNLERLALFGSFNDAVADARAHPVRTITPHVEVRDGVEHLCIPDDLGYPVTAERLTRVRRA; translated from the coding sequence ATGGCCGATCAGCCCGCAGCGATCATCCCCGCCGCCACCGTCGTCGTGATGCGCGACCGCCCGAGCGGCGCGCCCGAGCTGCTGATGCTGGAGCGGTCGGCGGCGATGTCCTTCGCCGGCGGGGCGCTGGTGTTTCCCGGCGGACGGGTCGATCCCGGCGATCGGGCGCTGGCGGAGGTCGGCGGCGCCGACGATCCCGAGGACGCCGCCGCACGGATCGCCGCGGTGCGCGAGGCGATCGAGGAAGCGGGAATCGCGCTGGCGCTCGATCCGATGCCGGACGCCGCTGTGCTCGGGGAGATGCGGGCGGCGCTTCACGGCGGGATGCCCCTTGGTGAGGCACTCGAGAGGGTGGGAGCGGGGCTGGCGCTCGACCGGCTGGTGCCGTTCGCGCGGTGGCTGCCGCTCGGCGTCCCGCATCGCATCTTCGATACGCGCTTCTATCTCGCTCGAGCCCCGGAAGGCGCGGCCCCGAGCGTTGACGCGACCGAGAATAGCCGCCTGTTCTGGGCCACCGCCAGCGACGTGCTGGAGGAGGCTGACGCCGGCCGAGCGACGATCATTTTCCCCACCCGGCGCAACCTCGAGCGGCTCGCGCTGTTCGGCAGCTTTAACGATGCAGTCGCCGATGCGCGCGCGCATCCCGTACGGACGATCACGCCGCACGTCGAGGTGCGGGACGGCGTCGAGCATCTCTGCATCCCGGACGATCTCGGCTACCCAGTCACCGCGGAGCGGCTGACCCGCGTCCGGCGCGCATGA
- a CDS encoding extensin-like domain-containing protein — translation MSKPRKTLWKLWWTVKNASVLLAFLFVLYALMKARPQDLPWTELDLAETPGISTGDKLMALGGDFAECRALLDKAGVRFTPLAPLADGQCGYSNGVRLDDGGSQQIAFSPDRLGVSCPVAAGLAMLEWNVIQPAAQRHFRSRVVRIEHLGSYNCRRMYGRSTGDWSEHAHANALDVAGFVLADGTRISVLKDWQGQGEKPRFLHEVRDGACELFATVLSPDYNAAHRDHFHIDQAQRGALGSRACR, via the coding sequence ATGAGCAAACCCCGCAAGACGCTGTGGAAGCTGTGGTGGACGGTCAAGAACGCCTCCGTGCTGCTGGCGTTCCTGTTCGTGCTCTATGCGTTGATGAAGGCGCGGCCACAGGACCTGCCCTGGACGGAGCTCGACCTTGCCGAGACGCCGGGCATCTCCACCGGCGACAAGCTCATGGCGCTTGGCGGGGACTTCGCCGAATGCCGCGCGCTGCTCGACAAGGCCGGTGTGCGCTTCACGCCGCTGGCGCCGCTCGCCGACGGACAATGCGGCTACAGCAACGGCGTGCGGCTGGATGATGGGGGATCGCAGCAGATCGCCTTCTCACCCGACCGGCTGGGCGTGTCCTGTCCGGTCGCGGCGGGGCTGGCGATGCTCGAATGGAACGTGATTCAACCCGCCGCACAACGCCATTTTCGCTCGCGCGTGGTGCGGATCGAGCATCTCGGCAGCTACAACTGCCGCCGCATGTACGGCCGCAGCACCGGCGACTGGAGTGAGCATGCCCATGCCAACGCCCTTGACGTTGCCGGCTTCGTCCTCGCGGACGGAACGCGGATCAGCGTGCTGAAGGATTGGCAGGGGCAGGGGGAGAAGCCGCGCTTCCTGCATGAGGTCCGCGACGGCGCGTGCGAGTTGTTCGCGACCGTCCTGTCGCCCGATTACAACGCTGCCCACCGCGACCATTTCCACATCGATCAGGCGCAGCGCGGCGCGCTCGGTTCACGAGCGTGCCGCTAG